In the genome of Telluria beijingensis, one region contains:
- the argJ gene encoding bifunctional glutamate N-acetyltransferase/amino-acid acetyltransferase ArgJ, which translates to MAVNSPLPVAADLKPVNGVEIGFAEAGIKKPNRKDILIMKLAEGATVSGVFTLNRFCAAPVQVSKANLDAVKNGAAPIRALVVNTGNANAGTGEQGLANAQATCLEVAKLLGLEAGQVLPFSTGVILEQLPMQKLLAGLPAAATSLKADNWFNAAEAIMTTDTQPKAASRTVTIGGQEVTMTGISKGAGMIKPNMATMLGYLAIDAKVAQPVLDELVQHAADHSFNAITIDGDTSTNDSFIVIATGTGGLNVDSASGADYEALKEAVTDISRNLAQQIIRDGEGATKFMTITVDEGRDVAECRKIAYAIAHSPLVKTAFFASDPNLGRILAAVGYAGVDDLDVTKLDLYLDDVWVAKAGGRNPDYKEEDGQRVMKQSEITVRVKLARGDATATVWTCDLSHDYVSINADYRS; encoded by the coding sequence ATGGCCGTCAATTCCCCCCTGCCAGTCGCCGCCGACCTGAAGCCCGTCAACGGTGTCGAGATCGGCTTTGCCGAAGCCGGCATCAAGAAGCCGAACCGCAAGGACATCCTGATCATGAAGCTGGCCGAAGGCGCGACCGTCTCCGGCGTGTTCACCCTGAACCGCTTCTGCGCCGCGCCGGTACAGGTCAGCAAGGCCAACCTGGACGCCGTGAAGAACGGCGCCGCGCCGATCCGCGCGCTGGTGGTCAATACGGGTAATGCCAACGCTGGCACCGGCGAGCAGGGCCTGGCCAATGCGCAGGCCACCTGCCTTGAGGTGGCCAAGCTGCTGGGCCTCGAGGCCGGCCAGGTGCTGCCATTCTCGACCGGCGTGATCCTGGAACAGCTGCCGATGCAGAAGCTGCTGGCAGGCCTGCCGGCCGCCGCCACGAGCCTGAAGGCGGACAACTGGTTCAACGCCGCCGAGGCGATCATGACCACCGACACCCAGCCGAAGGCTGCCTCGCGCACCGTCACCATCGGCGGCCAGGAGGTGACCATGACCGGCATCAGCAAGGGCGCCGGCATGATCAAGCCGAATATGGCGACCATGCTCGGCTACCTGGCGATCGACGCCAAAGTGGCGCAGCCGGTGCTGGATGAACTGGTCCAGCACGCGGCCGACCATTCGTTCAATGCGATCACCATCGACGGCGATACTTCGACCAACGATTCCTTCATCGTGATCGCGACCGGCACTGGCGGATTGAATGTCGACAGCGCCAGCGGCGCCGACTACGAAGCGCTGAAGGAAGCCGTCACCGACATCTCGCGCAACCTGGCGCAGCAGATCATCCGCGACGGCGAAGGCGCGACCAAGTTCATGACCATCACGGTCGATGAAGGCCGCGATGTTGCCGAATGCCGCAAGATCGCCTACGCGATCGCCCACTCGCCGCTGGTCAAGACCGCCTTCTTCGCGTCCGACCCGAACCTGGGCCGCATCCTGGCCGCGGTCGGCTATGCCGGCGTGGACGACCTCGACGTCACCAAGCTCGACCTGTACCTGGACGATGTCTGGGTGGCGAAAGCAGGTGGCCGCAATCCGGACTACAAGGAAGAAGACGGTCAGCGCGTGATGAAGCAGTCCGAGATCACGGTGCGCGTCAAGCTGGCCCGCGGCGACGCCACGGCCACCGTCTGGACCTGCGACCTGTCGCACGACTACGTCTCGATCAACGCCGACTACCGTTCCTGA
- the yacG gene encoding DNA gyrase inhibitor YacG has protein sequence MTVVACPTCSKQVEWTEANKFRPFCSERCKKIDLGAWAEEKYTIPGAAPADPLDEAPNER, from the coding sequence ATGACCGTTGTAGCCTGCCCTACCTGCAGCAAGCAAGTCGAGTGGACCGAGGCGAACAAGTTTCGCCCGTTCTGCTCCGAACGCTGCAAGAAGATCGACCTGGGCGCCTGGGCCGAGGAGAAGTACACCATTCCGGGCGCCGCACCGGCGGATCCATTGGACGAGGCGCCGAACGAGCGTTGA
- a CDS encoding NUDIX domain-containing protein, whose translation MTDVSTNKPPVDVAVGILMRPDGDVLLGQRPDGKPYAGYWEFPGGKVEAGEDIFVALQREFMEELGVQVVSGEAWCCVEHVYEHAHVRLYFYICREWQGEPQSLEGQAFAWQGAFGVSPLLPATIPLLEWLDRVRYPDQS comes from the coding sequence ATGACTGATGTGAGCACCAACAAACCGCCGGTCGACGTCGCCGTCGGCATCCTGATGCGCCCCGACGGCGACGTGCTGCTCGGCCAGCGCCCCGACGGCAAGCCGTATGCGGGCTACTGGGAATTCCCGGGCGGGAAAGTCGAAGCCGGCGAAGACATCTTCGTGGCCCTGCAGCGCGAGTTCATGGAAGAACTCGGGGTGCAGGTGGTCAGCGGCGAAGCCTGGTGCTGCGTCGAGCACGTGTACGAGCACGCCCACGTGCGCCTGTATTTCTACATCTGCCGCGAGTGGCAGGGAGAGCCGCAAAGCCTGGAAGGCCAGGCATTTGCATGGCAGGGCGCCTTCGGTGTCAGCCCGCTGCTGCCGGCCACCATCCCGCTGCTCGAATGGCTCGACCGGGTGCGGTATCCGGATCAATCTTAA
- the zapD gene encoding cell division protein ZapD — protein MIVYEYPFNERIRTLLRLEDLYEKFKFFVHQEHPMQHHVALATIFDMLEVAGRADLKSDLLQELERQKQSLLLYRSNPAVATDTLDAVLAELDVASSALVASQGKTGQNVRENEWLMSIRGRTIIPGGACEFDLPSYYAWQKRPAEQRHADIMGWFGPLAPLLDALALVLRLLRNSGVPVKMIAVAGSYQQMLQGKIYQMLRLTLDESAGAIPEISANKYMLWVRFTSQDGDCKPKPLEEDVPFDLTLCNF, from the coding sequence TTGATCGTCTACGAATACCCTTTCAACGAGAGGATTCGCACGTTGTTGCGGCTGGAAGACCTGTACGAGAAGTTCAAGTTCTTTGTGCACCAGGAACACCCGATGCAGCACCACGTCGCCCTCGCGACGATCTTCGACATGCTGGAAGTAGCCGGCCGCGCCGATTTGAAGTCCGACCTGCTGCAGGAACTCGAGCGTCAAAAACAGTCGCTGCTGCTGTATCGCAGCAATCCTGCGGTGGCCACCGATACCCTGGATGCCGTGCTGGCCGAACTGGACGTGGCCAGCAGCGCCCTGGTGGCAAGCCAGGGCAAGACCGGCCAGAACGTGCGCGAGAACGAATGGCTGATGAGCATCCGCGGCCGCACCATCATCCCGGGCGGCGCCTGCGAATTTGACCTGCCGTCCTATTACGCCTGGCAAAAGCGCCCGGCCGAGCAGCGCCATGCCGACATCATGGGCTGGTTCGGCCCGCTCGCCCCGCTGCTGGACGCGCTTGCCCTGGTGCTGCGCCTGCTGCGCAACTCGGGCGTGCCGGTCAAGATGATCGCCGTGGCGGGCAGCTACCAGCAGATGTTACAGGGTAAAATCTACCAGATGCTGCGCCTGACCCTGGACGAATCGGCGGGGGCGATCCCCGAGATCTCGGCCAACAAGTACATGCTGTGGGTGCGCTTTACCAGCCAGGACGGCGATTGCAAGCCGAAGCCGCTGGAAGAAGACGTGCCGTTCGACCTGACACTCTGCAATTTCTGA
- a CDS encoding D-amino acid dehydrogenase translates to MKVIILGSGVIGTASAYFLAQAGHDVTVIDRQPGAGMETSFGNAGEISPGYATPWAGPGVPMKAVKWLAMQHSPLVIRPKLDPQQWRWILQMLANCNTRSYQVNKGRMVRLAEYSRDVLVQLRRDTGISYDERSQGTLQLFRTQKQLDGAHTDTEVLERSGVPYKLLDPQGCTQYEPALARVPGRYLGGLLLPNDETGDCFKFTQALAELAKGLGVKFRHEVKIERLNVEGDRVVGVVTNKGELKSDTFVLALGSYSPLLLRQIGIHIPVYPVKGYSITVPITDPSGAPESTVMDETYKVAITRLGDRIRVGGTAELSGYDLRLHQARRDTLEHSVTNLFPEGGDVRQASFWCGLRPMTPDGTPVIGPTPYRNLFLNTGHGTLGWTMSCGSGRVLADLLSGKQPEIGLEGLFMDRYGRRNRPVVVPEGISR, encoded by the coding sequence GTGAAAGTCATCATCCTCGGCAGTGGCGTCATCGGAACCGCATCGGCGTATTTCCTGGCCCAGGCCGGGCATGACGTCACCGTGATCGACCGCCAGCCCGGCGCCGGGATGGAGACCAGCTTCGGCAATGCGGGCGAGATCTCGCCCGGCTATGCCACGCCGTGGGCCGGGCCGGGCGTGCCCATGAAAGCCGTCAAATGGCTGGCGATGCAGCACAGCCCCCTCGTCATCCGCCCGAAACTCGATCCGCAGCAGTGGCGCTGGATCCTGCAGATGCTGGCCAACTGCAATACCCGCAGCTATCAGGTCAACAAGGGCCGCATGGTGCGCCTGGCCGAATACAGCCGCGACGTGCTGGTGCAACTGCGGCGTGACACCGGCATCAGTTACGACGAGCGCAGCCAGGGTACGCTGCAGCTGTTCCGCACCCAGAAGCAGCTCGACGGCGCGCACACCGACACCGAGGTGCTGGAGCGCTCGGGCGTGCCCTACAAGCTGCTAGATCCACAGGGCTGCACGCAGTACGAGCCGGCGCTGGCGCGCGTGCCGGGCCGGTACCTGGGCGGCCTGCTGCTGCCCAACGACGAGACAGGCGACTGCTTCAAGTTCACCCAGGCGCTGGCCGAACTGGCCAAGGGCCTGGGCGTCAAGTTTCGGCACGAGGTGAAGATCGAGCGCCTGAACGTCGAGGGCGACCGTGTCGTCGGCGTCGTGACAAACAAGGGCGAGCTCAAGTCGGACACCTTCGTGCTGGCGCTGGGCAGCTATTCGCCGCTGCTGCTCAGGCAGATCGGCATCCACATCCCGGTCTATCCGGTGAAAGGGTATTCGATCACGGTGCCGATCACCGACCCGTCGGGCGCGCCGGAATCGACCGTGATGGACGAGACGTATAAAGTCGCGATCACGCGCCTGGGCGACCGCATCCGCGTCGGCGGCACGGCGGAACTGAGTGGCTACGACCTGCGCCTGCACCAGGCGCGGCGCGACACGCTCGAACACTCGGTGACCAATCTGTTCCCGGAAGGCGGCGACGTGCGCCAGGCTTCGTTCTGGTGCGGCCTGCGGCCGATGACGCCGGACGGCACGCCGGTGATCGGACCGACGCCGTACCGCAACCTGTTCCTGAATACGGGCCATGGCACGCTGGGTTGGACCATGTCGTGCGGGTCGGGGCGGGTGCTGGCGGATCTGCTGTCGGGGAAACAGCCCGAGATCGGGCTGGAGGGCTTGTTCATGGACCGTTATGGTCGGCGTAACAGGCCGGTAGTGGTGCCGGAGGGGATCAGCCGTTAG
- a CDS encoding ATP-binding protein: MTPLDQFLRRAEGLLERLEAVLPPATAREPDWKRSFAFRWRRRPNGGGNYLQPVLHASTIALDDLHHVEAQKRQIEQNTRQFVAHRPANNVLLTGARGTGKSSLIKACLNAFAGQGLRLIEVDKADLADLPDIIDLVAGRPERFVVFCDDLSFEEGEAGYKALKVALDGSITAQSDNVLIYATSNRRHLMPEKMSDNASYRHGEDGDLHPGETVEEKISLSERFGLWLSFYPFRQDDYLAIVGHWLASFGCTGQQIAAARPEALQWALQRGSRSGRVAWQFAKDYAGKLPDETADD; the protein is encoded by the coding sequence ATGACGCCGCTGGATCAATTCCTGCGGCGGGCGGAGGGCCTGCTCGAGCGCCTGGAGGCGGTGCTGCCGCCCGCCACGGCGCGCGAGCCCGACTGGAAGCGCAGCTTCGCCTTCCGCTGGCGCCGTCGCCCGAATGGCGGCGGCAACTACCTGCAGCCGGTGCTGCATGCGTCGACCATCGCCCTGGACGACCTGCATCACGTCGAGGCGCAAAAGCGCCAGATCGAGCAGAACACGCGCCAGTTCGTGGCGCATCGCCCGGCCAATAACGTCCTGCTGACCGGCGCGCGCGGCACCGGCAAATCGTCCCTGATCAAGGCCTGCCTGAACGCCTTCGCCGGCCAGGGCCTGCGCCTGATCGAGGTCGACAAGGCCGATCTTGCCGACCTGCCCGACATCATCGACCTGGTCGCCGGCCGGCCGGAGCGCTTCGTGGTCTTCTGCGACGACCTGTCGTTCGAAGAAGGGGAGGCGGGCTACAAGGCCTTGAAGGTGGCGCTCGACGGCAGCATCACGGCGCAGTCGGACAATGTGCTGATCTACGCGACCTCGAACCGGCGCCACCTGATGCCCGAGAAAATGTCGGACAATGCCAGCTACCGCCACGGCGAGGATGGCGACCTGCATCCGGGCGAGACGGTCGAAGAGAAGATCTCGCTGTCCGAACGCTTCGGCCTGTGGCTGTCCTTCTACCCGTTCCGCCAGGACGACTACCTGGCCATCGTCGGCCACTGGCTGGCCAGCTTCGGCTGCACCGGGCAGCAGATCGCCGCCGCGCGGCCGGAGGCCCTGCAATGGGCGCTGCAGCGCGGTTCGCGCTCGGGGCGCGTGGCCTGGCAATTCGCGAAGGACTATGCCGGCAAGCTGCCGGATGAAACAGCCGATGACTGA
- the secA gene encoding preprotein translocase subunit SecA, translated as MSFLTQIFGSRNSRLLKQYQKTVRQINALEPQMEKLSDAELQAKTPEFKDRLAKGQTLDDILPEAFAVCREAAKRVLKMRHFDVQLIGGMVLHQGKIAEMGTGEGKTLMATLPVYLNGLSGKGVHVITVNDYLAQRDADQMGQLYGWLGLTTGVNLSQLDHDSKQKAYGSDITYGTNNEFGFDYLRDNMVYDARERVQRGLNFSVVDEVDSILIDEARTPLIISGQAENHTDLYHRLNELPPKLVQQIGEETPDGKGKIEVPGDYLKDEKAHTVLLTESGHEHAEAILTEMGLLPEGASLYDAANITLIHHLYAALRAHVLYHKDQHYVVQNNEVVIVDEFTGRLMTGRRWSDGLHQAVEAKEGVRIQNENQTLASITFQNYFRMYAKLAGMTGTADTEAFEFQEIYSLETVVVPPNRPSQRKDRQDQVYKTSEEKYNAMLNDIRDCYERGQPVLVGTTSIENSEMLSGILTKAGLQHNVLNAKQHAREAEIIAQAGRPKMITIATNMAGRGTDIVLGGNVGKQIQLIEADANLSPEQKATQSQKLRDEWQSLHDHVVNAGGLHIIGTERHESRRVDNQLRGRSGRQGDPGSSRFYLCLDDALLRIFAGDRVRAIMDRLKMPEGEPIEAGIVSRSIESAQRKVEARNFDIRKQLLEYDDVANDQRKVIYTQRNELLESTDISEMINSLRVGVFTDLVRDYVPAESVEEQWDVKTLETTLASEWSLDVPLQQMLQDEPNLNDDDILERVLAAADASYGAKVGVVGKESFGGFERNVMLQSVDTHWREHLAALDHLRQGIHLRGYAQKNPKQEYKREAFQLFSNMLDLIKNEVIRTVMTVRIQSREEVEAAEAAMAAQAAQLENVNYQHADFNPSAAPEELLNPNPNRSGDGEAVSAEDHNSYMGVKVGRNDPCPCGSGKKFKQCHGKLA; from the coding sequence CGGCATGGTCCTGCACCAGGGCAAGATCGCCGAAATGGGCACGGGTGAGGGTAAAACGCTGATGGCGACCCTGCCGGTCTACCTGAACGGCTTGTCGGGCAAGGGCGTGCACGTCATTACCGTCAACGATTACCTGGCCCAGCGCGATGCGGACCAGATGGGCCAGCTGTACGGCTGGCTGGGCCTGACCACCGGCGTCAACCTGTCGCAGCTCGACCACGACAGCAAGCAGAAGGCCTACGGTTCCGACATCACCTACGGTACCAACAACGAATTCGGCTTCGACTACCTGCGCGACAATATGGTCTACGATGCGCGCGAACGCGTGCAGCGCGGGCTCAATTTTTCGGTGGTCGACGAGGTCGACTCGATCCTGATCGACGAGGCGCGTACGCCGCTGATCATTTCGGGCCAGGCCGAGAACCACACCGACCTGTACCACCGCCTGAACGAACTGCCGCCCAAGCTGGTCCAGCAGATCGGCGAGGAAACCCCGGACGGCAAGGGCAAGATCGAAGTCCCGGGCGACTACCTGAAGGACGAAAAAGCGCATACCGTGCTGCTGACCGAATCGGGCCACGAGCACGCCGAGGCGATCCTGACCGAGATGGGCCTGCTGCCCGAAGGCGCTTCGCTGTACGACGCCGCCAACATCACCCTGATCCACCACCTGTATGCGGCGCTGCGCGCCCACGTCCTTTACCACAAGGACCAGCACTACGTGGTGCAGAACAACGAAGTCGTGATCGTCGACGAATTCACCGGCCGCCTGATGACGGGCCGCCGCTGGTCGGACGGCCTGCACCAGGCAGTCGAAGCGAAAGAAGGCGTGCGGATCCAGAACGAGAACCAGACCCTGGCCTCGATCACCTTCCAGAACTACTTCCGCATGTACGCCAAGCTGGCCGGCATGACCGGTACCGCCGACACCGAAGCCTTCGAATTCCAGGAAATCTACAGCCTGGAAACCGTCGTGGTGCCGCCGAACCGTCCGTCGCAGCGCAAGGACCGCCAGGACCAGGTCTACAAGACGTCCGAAGAAAAGTACAACGCGATGTTGAACGACATCCGCGACTGCTACGAGCGCGGCCAGCCGGTACTGGTCGGCACCACCTCGATCGAGAACTCCGAGATGCTGTCCGGGATCCTGACCAAGGCCGGCTTGCAGCACAACGTCCTGAACGCGAAGCAGCACGCCCGCGAAGCGGAGATCATCGCCCAGGCCGGCCGTCCGAAGATGATCACCATCGCCACCAATATGGCCGGCCGCGGTACCGACATCGTCCTGGGCGGCAATGTGGGCAAGCAGATCCAGCTGATCGAAGCCGATGCCAACCTGTCGCCGGAGCAGAAGGCCACCCAGTCGCAGAAGCTGCGCGACGAATGGCAATCGCTGCACGATCACGTGGTCAATGCCGGCGGCCTGCACATCATCGGCACCGAGCGCCACGAATCGCGCCGGGTCGACAACCAGCTGCGCGGCCGTTCGGGCCGCCAGGGCGACCCGGGTTCTTCGCGCTTCTACCTGTGCCTCGATGACGCGCTGCTGCGCATCTTCGCCGGCGACCGCGTGCGCGCCATCATGGACCGCCTCAAGATGCCGGAAGGCGAACCGATCGAGGCGGGCATCGTGTCTCGCTCGATCGAGTCGGCCCAGCGCAAGGTCGAGGCCCGCAACTTCGACATCCGCAAGCAGCTGCTCGAGTACGACGACGTCGCCAACGACCAGCGCAAGGTGATCTACACCCAGCGTAACGAACTGCTGGAGTCGACCGACATCAGCGAGATGATCAACTCGCTGCGCGTGGGCGTGTTCACCGACCTGGTGCGCGACTACGTGCCGGCCGAATCGGTCGAGGAACAGTGGGACGTCAAGACGCTGGAAACCACCCTGGCCTCGGAATGGAGCCTGGATGTGCCGCTGCAGCAGATGCTGCAGGACGAGCCGAACCTGAACGACGACGACATCCTCGAGCGCGTGCTGGCCGCGGCCGACGCCTCGTATGGCGCCAAGGTCGGCGTGGTGGGCAAGGAATCGTTCGGCGGCTTCGAGCGCAACGTCATGCTGCAGAGCGTGGACACCCACTGGCGCGAACACCTGGCGGCGCTGGACCACCTGCGCCAGGGCATCCACCTGCGCGGCTATGCGCAAAAGAACCCGAAGCAGGAATACAAGCGCGAGGCCTTCCAGCTGTTCAGCAATATGCTGGACCTGATCAAGAACGAAGTGATCCGCACCGTGATGACCGTGCGCATCCAGTCGCGCGAAGAAGTCGAGGCCGCCGAGGCGGCGATGGCGGCCCAGGCCGCGCAGCTGGAAAACGTCAACTACCAGCACGCCGACTTCAATCCGTCGGCGGCGCCGGAAGAGCTGCTCAATCCGAACCCGAACCGCAGCGGCGATGGCGAGGCCGTGTCGGCCGAGGACCACAACAGCTATATGGGCGTGAAGGTCGGCCGCAACGATCCATGCCCTTGCGGCAGCGGCAAGAAGTTCAAGCAGTGCCACGGCAAGCTGGCGTAA